The proteins below come from a single Stomoxys calcitrans chromosome 1, idStoCalc2.1, whole genome shotgun sequence genomic window:
- the LOC106089048 gene encoding uncharacterized protein LOC106089048 produces the protein MLLSYLIGFMKIINHGNSINHRFEMHFMSFDEVNTKRASALDIWLVPSAAAELTEMEDPPYQTMEIGDRLDLLWRVIVFAACLACAAAKPGVLAPTTFAAAPAAAAAVAYANAPLYAAAGSSQIDVRHNFDGSLSSYTTAPFAYTAPYSSRYVAAPAAYAASTAFAAPARVSAPAAFSSPAAFAHPSAFAAPAAFAAAAPKLVGQYASPFASAYAAPYAAPYAAYSTGFADPAFGAHGHILA, from the exons ATGCTACTTTCCTACTTAATTGGATTTATGAAAATCATAAATCATGGCAATTCAATTAATCACAGATTCGAAATGCATTTCATGAGCTTCGATGAGGTGAACACTAAGCGTGCCAGTGCTTTAGACATTTGGCTTGTGCCATCTGCCGCTGCTGAACTAACAGAAATGGAAGACCCCCCCTATCAAACCATGGAGATAGGGGATAGGCTGGATTTGCTATGGAGA GTCATTGTCTTTGCTGCTTGTTTGGCTTGTGCCGCTGCCAAGCCTGGAGTGCTAGCACCCACCACATTTGCCGCTgctcctgctgctgctgctgctgtggcCTATGCCAATGCTCCTCTTTATGCTGCTGCAGGCAGCAGCCAAATCGATGTTCGCCATAATTTCGATGGTAGCTTGTCCTCATATACCACAGCTCCCTTTGCCTATACAGCTCCCTATTCCAGTCGCTATGTCGCTGCCCCTGCTGCATACGCTGCTTCAACAGCTTTTGCTGCTCCCGCCAGAGTTAGTGCTCCAGCCGCTTTCTCATCCCCAGCTGCTTTTGCTCATCCCTCAGCTTTCGCTGCCCCAGCTGCTTTTGCTGCTGCAGCTCCTAAACTGGTTGGCCAGTATGCCAGTCCTTTCGCCAGTGCTTACGCAGCTCCTTATGCTGCGCCCTATGCCGCCTACAGCACTGGTTTTGCTGATCCTGCTTTTGGTGCGCACGGCCACATACTAGCTTAG